The following are from one region of the Phycisphaeraceae bacterium genome:
- a CDS encoding class I SAM-dependent methyltransferase: protein MPSEQRTGQDGSGQPSPGAPLKKAEHYAETRDWPGYFEVVLGKPPRETLLDALARFDAEGFSEGFAVDFGCGEGRDSAELLRRGWRVLAIDGHASAFEYLKKRTDFPRIAREPGWFQTSVARFEDAPIPPCDLLNSSFSLPFVDPARFDDVWARIVAAVRTRGRFAGQLFGDRDTWASLPDRSHQSRARVEELLAPFEVEHFQEEERDGGDCTSAPKHWHVFHIVARKRG from the coding sequence ATGCCGAGCGAGCAACGGACGGGACAGGACGGGAGCGGGCAACCGTCACCGGGGGCGCCGCTGAAGAAGGCCGAGCACTACGCCGAGACGCGAGACTGGCCCGGATATTTCGAGGTAGTGCTCGGGAAGCCGCCGCGCGAGACGCTGCTCGACGCGCTCGCGCGCTTCGACGCCGAGGGATTCTCGGAGGGGTTCGCGGTCGATTTCGGGTGCGGCGAGGGGCGCGACAGCGCGGAGCTGCTCCGGCGCGGGTGGCGTGTGCTGGCGATAGACGGGCACGCGAGCGCGTTCGAGTACCTCAAGAAGCGGACCGATTTCCCGAGGATCGCGCGCGAGCCGGGCTGGTTTCAGACGAGCGTGGCGCGCTTCGAGGACGCCCCGATCCCGCCCTGCGACCTGCTCAACAGCAGTTTCTCGCTGCCGTTCGTCGATCCGGCTCGGTTCGACGATGTCTGGGCCCGGATCGTCGCGGCCGTCAGGACCCGGGGCCGGTTCGCCGGGCAGCTCTTCGGGGACAGGGACACGTGGGCGTCGCTGCCCGACCGGTCGCACCAGTCCAGAGCGCGCGTCGAGGAACTCCTCGCGCCCTTTGAGGTGGAACACTTCCAGGAAGAGGAGCGGGACGGGGGAGATTGCACTAGTGCGCCCAAGCACTGGCACGTCTTCCATATTGTCGCGCGGAAGCGGGGATGA
- a CDS encoding ABC transporter ATP-binding protein, translating to MSELAIDLKSISKTYRGKVHALRDASLSVRRGEIFGLLGPNGAGKSTLVKALLTIVRPTRVRGTMLGASIGDRPTLGRIGYLPENPNFPGYLRGEDVLHVFGAMAKVPRRERMKRADELLDLVGMREWRTKTMQTYSKGMKQRVGLAQTLMNDPDLVFLDEPTDGVDPVGRREIRELLVELKRRGKTVVLNSHLLGEAEMVCDRVSILVKGEVKAHGALDELALGRRRYEIELAANEAERAAEALMRAMPGVLTDDPGPVRRGTLAGGVVVEVEQMMIRVEGDDPMSVQPVIDALRARAVVIRSLRPVRPSLEDLFIQAVTDPETGESSGVGAATGKRTKGDR from the coding sequence GTGAGCGAGCTGGCGATCGATCTCAAGAGCATCAGCAAGACCTACCGGGGCAAGGTCCACGCCCTGCGCGACGCCTCGCTGAGCGTGCGCCGGGGCGAGATCTTCGGGCTGCTGGGCCCCAACGGCGCAGGGAAGAGCACGCTGGTGAAGGCGCTGCTCACGATCGTCAGGCCGACGCGGGTGCGCGGCACGATGCTGGGCGCCAGCATCGGAGACCGCCCGACGCTGGGCAGGATCGGGTACCTGCCCGAGAACCCTAACTTTCCCGGGTACCTGCGAGGAGAGGATGTGCTGCACGTCTTCGGCGCGATGGCGAAAGTGCCGCGCCGGGAACGGATGAAGCGGGCTGATGAGCTTCTCGACCTCGTCGGCATGCGCGAGTGGCGCACCAAGACGATGCAGACCTACTCGAAGGGTATGAAACAGCGCGTCGGCCTGGCGCAGACGCTGATGAATGACCCGGATCTGGTCTTCCTCGACGAGCCGACCGACGGCGTGGACCCGGTCGGCAGGCGCGAGATCCGCGAGTTGCTCGTCGAACTCAAACGGCGCGGCAAGACGGTCGTCCTCAACAGCCACCTGCTGGGCGAGGCCGAGATGGTCTGCGATCGCGTCTCGATCCTCGTCAAGGGCGAGGTGAAGGCGCACGGCGCGCTCGACGAGCTCGCGCTGGGCAGACGACGGTACGAGATCGAGCTGGCCGCGAACGAGGCGGAGCGGGCGGCGGAGGCGCTGATGCGCGCGATGCCCGGCGTGCTGACCGACGACCCCGGGCCGGTCAGGCGCGGGACGCTGGCCGGGGGCGTGGTCGTCGAGGTTGAGCAGATGATGATCCGCGTGGAGGGCGACGACCCGATGAGCGTGCAGCCGGTGATCGACGCGCTGCGCGCCCGGGCGGTGGTGATCCGCTCGCTGCGCCCGGTGCGGCCCTCGCTGGAGGACCTGTTTATTCAGGCGGTGACCGATCCGGAGACCGGCGAGTCGTCAGGCGTCGGCGCCGCGACTGGCAAGCGCACGAAGGGGGACCGCTGA
- a CDS encoding ABC transporter permease yields MLTQTLALLLDAYRELNAKKLFWITMLLSGVVVLAFAAVGINEQGLTIFHWELPFAISTATVSKEMFYKQFLFMGLGVKFWLAWGATILALVSTAGIIPDFVTSGSMPVMLAKPISRVRLFLTKYAMALLFVALQVGVFSAASFVVLGLRAQLWEPAVFLAIPMVIVFFSYLYCVCALIGLLTRSTIAALILTGLFWFSLFAVNVTEGALLSFRTLQEQRIAAFDRSIEQERARVDAMSGSQAPAEGGILNTLRQNILIPEERQVRAEQRLQKLEERRALAAKDLAGVTRWHNGSLAVKTALPKTQETIQLTERVLIDLASLTEAVPEQAGGFEAMPSVQGDAELGVRVDDREVQRELLRKQRSRSAWWIVGTSLVFEGLVLAIACLVFWRRDY; encoded by the coding sequence ATGCTGACCCAGACCCTGGCGCTGCTGCTGGACGCGTACCGCGAGCTGAACGCGAAGAAGCTCTTCTGGATCACGATGCTGCTGTCGGGCGTGGTCGTCCTGGCGTTCGCGGCGGTGGGCATCAACGAGCAGGGCCTGACCATCTTCCACTGGGAGCTCCCCTTCGCGATCAGCACCGCCACCGTCTCGAAGGAGATGTTCTACAAGCAGTTCCTGTTCATGGGGCTGGGCGTCAAGTTCTGGCTGGCGTGGGGCGCGACGATCCTGGCGCTGGTCAGCACCGCCGGGATCATCCCGGACTTCGTCACGAGCGGTTCGATGCCGGTGATGCTCGCGAAGCCCATCTCTCGCGTGCGCCTGTTCCTGACCAAGTACGCGATGGCGCTGCTGTTCGTCGCGCTGCAGGTGGGCGTGTTCTCGGCGGCGAGCTTCGTGGTCCTTGGGCTGCGCGCGCAGCTCTGGGAGCCGGCTGTGTTTCTGGCGATCCCGATGGTCATCGTGTTCTTCAGTTATCTCTACTGCGTGTGCGCGCTGATCGGGCTGCTGACGCGATCCACGATCGCTGCGTTGATTCTGACCGGGCTGTTCTGGTTCTCGCTGTTCGCGGTGAATGTGACCGAGGGCGCGCTGCTGAGCTTCCGCACCCTGCAGGAGCAGCGCATCGCGGCGTTCGACCGTTCGATCGAGCAGGAACGCGCGAGAGTCGACGCGATGTCGGGCTCTCAGGCGCCGGCAGAGGGCGGCATCCTCAACACGCTTCGTCAGAACATCCTCATCCCCGAGGAGCGACAGGTCCGCGCCGAGCAGCGGCTGCAGAAGCTCGAGGAGCGCCGCGCCCTCGCGGCCAAGGATCTCGCGGGCGTCACGAGATGGCACAACGGGTCGCTGGCGGTGAAGACCGCTCTGCCCAAGACGCAGGAGACCATCCAGCTCACCGAACGAGTGCTCATCGATCTGGCGTCGCTCACCGAAGCCGTTCCCGAGCAGGCCGGGGGGTTCGAGGCCATGCCCTCGGTGCAGGGCGACGCGGAGCTGGGCGTGCGGGTGGACGACCGGGAGGTGCAACGCGAACTGCTGCGCAAGCAGAGGTCGCGGTCCGCCTGGTGGATCGTGGGGACGTCCCTCGTGTTCGAAGGGCTGGTCCTTGCGATCGCGTGTCTGGTGTTCTGGCGACGGGATTACTGA